The following are from one region of the Arthrobacter sp. TMP15 genome:
- a CDS encoding AzlD domain-containing protein has protein sequence MNMWVWLLVAAAVSYATKLLGYLVPAKVLANPRMSRVAGTLTIGLLASLTVVNAAASGTSVVLDARVGALAGAAIALWLKAPFLLVVLAGAGAAAGLRLLGWP, from the coding sequence ATGAACATGTGGGTTTGGCTACTGGTGGCGGCCGCAGTTTCCTATGCCACCAAATTGCTGGGCTACCTTGTGCCAGCGAAAGTACTGGCCAACCCGCGAATGTCCCGCGTGGCAGGAACCCTAACAATAGGGCTTCTGGCTTCGCTCACCGTTGTTAATGCGGCAGCAAGCGGTACAAGTGTGGTGCTGGATGCTCGAGTCGGCGCCCTGGCAGGGGCGGCAATCGCCCTCTGGCTCAAGGCGCCGTTTCTCCTAGTGGTGCTGGCAGGTGCGGGCGCCGCCGCCGGGTTAAGGCTGCTGGGTTGGCCCTGA
- a CDS encoding fused MFS/spermidine synthase, whose protein sequence is MGRKRVPKNVVAQLGATTTGPVAGTFQTDTGLAELIPDGDNPHGWLLMLNGVQSSHVDLVDPLRLEFEYMRWIMALVQDRWTGAEKLRTLSLGGAACAMPRYLVAAYPSSRNVVVEIDGKLASYVRDWFDLPRAPLLKIRVGEAREVTESLTEGSRDLIIRDVFAGAQTPHALTTAEFTASAHKVLIPGGIYMVNCGDSRALTNARSEAATIAAVFKYTAIVADPPMLKGRRSGNVIIAGSDLPLGDGAGLPRALLGGAMPAHIWNDAQVRQFARASAVLTDAAGS, encoded by the coding sequence ATGGGACGCAAACGCGTGCCGAAAAATGTGGTTGCACAGCTGGGTGCAACCACTACCGGGCCCGTGGCAGGCACATTCCAAACTGACACCGGCCTGGCCGAGCTGATTCCCGACGGTGACAACCCCCATGGTTGGCTGCTCATGCTCAATGGGGTGCAAAGCTCGCACGTGGATCTGGTTGACCCGCTCCGCCTTGAGTTTGAATATATGCGCTGGATCATGGCACTTGTGCAGGACAGGTGGACGGGGGCGGAAAAGCTGCGCACGCTGAGCCTGGGCGGAGCGGCCTGTGCAATGCCCCGTTATTTGGTTGCCGCGTACCCGAGTTCCCGGAACGTTGTGGTGGAGATAGATGGCAAATTGGCCAGTTACGTGCGGGATTGGTTTGACCTGCCGCGGGCGCCGCTGCTGAAGATTCGGGTGGGGGAGGCCCGTGAGGTCACAGAATCGCTCACCGAGGGAAGCCGGGATTTAATCATTCGCGACGTTTTTGCCGGCGCCCAAACCCCACACGCGCTAACAACGGCAGAGTTCACAGCATCCGCCCACAAAGTTCTTATTCCCGGTGGGATATATATGGTTAATTGTGGTGACTCTCGTGCCCTCACTAATGCCCGGAGTGAGGCTGCCACGATTGCCGCAGTGTTTAAGTACACAGCTATCGTTGCTGACCCGCCCATGCTCAAGGGCCGACGCTCAGGTAACGTCATCATCGCCGGAAGTGACCTGCCTTTGGGGGACGGTGCAGGGCTACCCAGAGCATTACTTGGCGGCGCCATGCCGGCGCACATCTGGAACGATGCTCAAGTGCGCCAGTTTGCTCGTGCTTCCGCGGTCCTTACCGATGCCGCCGGGTCATGA
- a CDS encoding glycerophosphodiester phosphodiesterase family protein, with the protein MTVQIYAHRGASEMYAEHTRAAYLQALAEGADGVECDLHLTADGELVLIHDDEVSRTSNGSGAVAALTLAELRGLDFSSWHGASIPPSYGTTSTQLLTLPELLKILGGAGRTIGLAIEFKYGAVFDPVLIEATFKTLRRHGWSPENSTAGNVMISFMSFHPAAVKYLAVHVPAKHLCQLLELIDGQDAYANQELVSLMRAAMAEGEQLLDDGVAHLAGPGVEYLRTFPEKAARWLASGRTFRVWTIDTADDVQLCLSAGVRELTTNKPREIRSRLAAERRI; encoded by the coding sequence ATGACAGTTCAGATCTACGCCCACCGTGGGGCGAGCGAGATGTATGCCGAACACACCCGGGCAGCCTATCTTCAGGCTCTTGCCGAGGGCGCAGACGGGGTTGAATGCGATCTTCACCTCACGGCTGATGGCGAACTTGTTCTGATTCATGACGACGAGGTGAGCCGGACCTCCAACGGCTCCGGTGCGGTAGCGGCATTGACGCTTGCCGAGCTGCGTGGATTGGATTTCAGCTCGTGGCATGGGGCGTCCATTCCGCCCAGCTACGGGACTACGAGCACACAATTGTTAACGCTTCCTGAGCTGCTAAAGATACTTGGCGGGGCGGGCAGGACTATCGGCTTAGCCATTGAATTCAAGTACGGGGCCGTGTTCGATCCCGTGCTCATTGAGGCCACTTTCAAAACGCTGCGTCGCCACGGTTGGTCCCCCGAGAACTCCACCGCCGGCAATGTGATGATTTCATTTATGAGTTTTCACCCTGCAGCGGTGAAGTATTTGGCCGTGCATGTGCCAGCAAAACACTTATGCCAGCTGTTGGAACTGATTGATGGCCAGGACGCCTACGCCAACCAGGAGTTGGTCTCCCTCATGCGAGCTGCCATGGCTGAAGGGGAACAATTATTGGACGACGGCGTTGCGCACCTGGCCGGGCCCGGCGTCGAGTACCTGCGCACTTTCCCGGAAAAAGCAGCACGGTGGCTTGCCAGTGGCAGAACCTTCCGAGTGTGGACTATTGACACGGCAGATGACGTGCAGTTGTGCCTGAGCGCAGGGGTGAGAGAACTAACAACCAACAAGCCACGAGAGATTCGCTCACGGCTGGCCGCAGAGCGGCGTATTTAG
- a CDS encoding DUF5684 domain-containing protein yields MLASFLALDGYDDPYYSDSTMEPGAVLAIIAMTLGLYLLIFLVAFALSGLAWAGAFEKAGYAKWKAFVPFYSSWIMVKMTGRPESHFWFLFIPYFNIYMVIVIMNDMSKSFGKDTGFTVGLVLLPLIFAAILSYGDAQYRGPSYMSADQKLYAQQQYGQQQYAQQQYGQQYGQPSAQQQYGQQQQQQQQQQQQQHSQPQYGQQDPNQNPYGSGPTQQP; encoded by the coding sequence ATGCTTGCTTCCTTTCTTGCCCTTGACGGCTACGACGACCCTTATTACAGCGACAGCACCATGGAGCCGGGTGCCGTCCTGGCAATCATCGCTATGACGCTCGGCCTCTACCTGCTGATTTTCTTGGTGGCCTTTGCCCTTTCAGGCCTCGCCTGGGCAGGCGCATTCGAGAAGGCAGGCTACGCGAAATGGAAAGCCTTCGTACCTTTTTATAGCTCGTGGATCATGGTGAAAATGACGGGCCGTCCCGAGTCACACTTCTGGTTCCTGTTTATTCCGTACTTCAACATTTACATGGTGATTGTGATCATGAATGACATGTCCAAGTCGTTCGGCAAAGACACCGGATTCACCGTTGGCCTGGTTTTGCTCCCGCTTATTTTTGCTGCGATCCTCTCTTACGGGGATGCCCAGTACCGCGGCCCGTCCTACATGAGCGCCGATCAAAAGTTGTACGCCCAGCAACAGTACGGACAGCAACAGTACGCCCAGCAACAGTACGGCCAACAGTATGGACAGCCCTCCGCGCAGCAGCAATATGGCCAACAACAGCAACAGCAACAGCAACAGCAACAGCAACAACACTCTCAGCCTCAGTACGGCCAGCAGGATCCCAACCAGAACCCGTACGGCTCAGGGCCAACCCAGCAGCCTTAA
- a CDS encoding AzlC family ABC transporter permease, with amino-acid sequence MKLRDSPAAKIGVSIAVATGLYGVSFGALSVASGLSFWQTMVLSLLLFSGGSQFAFIGVVAAGGTGVAAMSASALLGIRNGVYGMQLNALLGPKGWLRLAAAHITIDESTATATGQTDPDEQKRGFWVAGLGIFLLWNLMTAVGAVIGDALGDPKQWGLDGAAVAAFLGLLWPRIRAFQPAAIAVVCAVVTLLAVPLVPPGVPILVAALVAGLIGWFRSGNSPAHALGHVQDGLEPDIDPYQNHPGTRDPIGTSQSANDGTTGTVDDSAQGSRA; translated from the coding sequence ATGAAACTTAGAGATTCACCGGCCGCCAAAATCGGGGTCTCGATTGCCGTAGCCACCGGGCTGTACGGGGTATCTTTTGGTGCGCTTTCAGTAGCCTCCGGTCTGAGCTTTTGGCAGACAATGGTGCTGAGTTTGTTGCTCTTTAGCGGGGGTTCACAGTTTGCGTTCATTGGTGTGGTGGCTGCCGGTGGTACTGGCGTAGCCGCAATGAGCGCTTCGGCACTATTGGGTATCCGCAATGGTGTTTACGGGATGCAGCTGAACGCTCTGTTGGGTCCCAAAGGATGGCTCCGTCTGGCTGCCGCCCACATCACCATCGACGAATCAACTGCAACAGCTACCGGACAAACGGATCCCGACGAACAAAAACGCGGATTCTGGGTGGCAGGGCTAGGAATTTTCCTTTTGTGGAACCTCATGACTGCTGTGGGTGCCGTCATCGGTGACGCCTTGGGAGACCCCAAACAGTGGGGACTGGACGGGGCCGCAGTGGCGGCATTCCTAGGCTTGTTGTGGCCGCGAATCAGGGCATTCCAACCGGCTGCGATCGCTGTGGTCTGCGCCGTTGTAACACTGCTGGCCGTGCCGCTTGTGCCCCCGGGCGTGCCCATTTTGGTGGCTGCCCTGGTAGCTGGACTGATTGGCTGGTTCAGAAGCGGGAACTCACCTGCTCATGCACTAGGTCACGTCCAGGACGGCTTGGAACCCGATATTGATCCATACCAAAACCACCCCGGCACCCGCGATCCCATAGGCACCAGTCAGAGCGCTAACGACGGCACTACTGGCACTGTCGATGACAGCGCACAGGGGAGCAGGGCATGA
- a CDS encoding thiamine-binding protein, with translation MIVAFSVAPSGTPGDVAAGTGEDASVHTAVAAAVKVVRESGLPNNTSSMFTEIEGEWDEVMDVVKRATEAVGRYGSRVSLVLKADIRPGHTGELTGKVSRLEHALEKLGQ, from the coding sequence ATGATCGTGGCATTTTCAGTGGCTCCCAGTGGGACACCCGGTGATGTGGCCGCCGGGACAGGCGAGGACGCCTCAGTGCACACCGCTGTTGCGGCAGCAGTAAAAGTGGTCCGCGAGTCGGGGCTGCCAAACAATACAAGTTCCATGTTCACCGAAATTGAGGGTGAATGGGATGAGGTTATGGACGTAGTTAAACGCGCAACAGAAGCAGTTGGACGCTACGGCTCCCGCGTTTCCCTGGTCTTAAAGGCAGATATCCGCCCCGGCCATACCGGTGAACTTACTGGCAAAGTTTCTAGGCTGGAACACGCCCTCGAGAAGCTCGGTCAGTGA
- a CDS encoding phospholipase has protein sequence MDTVLFSRTEDAREGTPLLLLLHGYGSDENRMAALFNCMPKGFTCAAPRAPREIAGDRGWFLLDYFLTNDFAEVVGAASSVLGWLDTLMKKYKFSSVSVLGFSQGMAMATTLMRLRPEMFTAGVGLSGFVLENELLAAMEPLAVKIPFFWARDPEDLVINPDATEFSAQWLAANTELTKARYAGIGHGMGAEELSDVSAFLTGHVSGSFVPGV, from the coding sequence ATGGATACCGTTTTATTCTCGCGGACGGAAGACGCACGTGAGGGCACACCGCTTTTATTGTTGCTGCACGGGTATGGCTCGGATGAAAATCGAATGGCGGCGCTCTTTAATTGCATGCCAAAAGGGTTCACGTGCGCGGCCCCGCGGGCACCGAGGGAGATCGCAGGCGATCGCGGCTGGTTCCTGCTGGATTATTTTCTGACAAACGACTTTGCCGAGGTGGTTGGTGCCGCATCGAGCGTTCTTGGCTGGTTAGACACCCTCATGAAAAAATATAAGTTCAGTTCTGTCTCGGTTCTTGGTTTCTCACAGGGTATGGCCATGGCCACCACTTTGATGCGGCTGCGCCCGGAGATGTTCACTGCCGGCGTTGGGCTCTCAGGCTTTGTACTGGAGAATGAACTGCTCGCTGCCATGGAACCATTGGCGGTAAAGATACCCTTTTTCTGGGCCCGGGATCCAGAGGATCTTGTGATTAACCCGGATGCCACGGAATTCAGCGCTCAATGGCTTGCCGCTAACACTGAGCTGACGAAGGCTCGCTACGCAGGCATTGGCCACGGTATGGGCGCCGAGGAGCTAAGTGATGTTTCCGCTTTTCTCACTGGCCACGTGTCTGGTTCTTTTGTGCCAGGTGTCTAG
- a CDS encoding glycoside hydrolase family 15 protein yields MWNHRTMASRIEDYALLSDLHTGALVGRDGSIDWLCFPRFDSPAVFTALLGNSDNGRWLIAPTHADAKVAHRSYRGRTFVLESEWQTPEGTARITDYMPVGDRRASIVRRIEGLSGNVEFGQTITMRPGYGKVLPWVRRVDDGNDTEAIVAVAGPDALVLRGDELPHAVDREHAGKFTVAAGARVEQELMWYPSHRPVPTAIDTDLALEQTCAYWEDWAARYNKDGKYASIVERSLLVLRALTHEDTGGIVAAPTTSLPEDFGGARNWDYRFCWLRDAALTLEAMLTHGYADEALKWRDWLLRAVAGDPEDLQIMYGLAGERDLSEGELSHLSGYEGALPVRIGNGAVGQYQADVVGEVMVALEKLRLAGGHEDHFSWPLQQAMLGFIEKNLQAKDHGIWEMRGDLLYFTHSRVMMWAAFDCGVRAVRNHGLEGRVELWESIREQLHAEIMEHGFNKELNTFTQTYGGKVTDASLLVIPQVGFVHYNSPEMRGTVTALENELVDKHGLILRYETSAGLDGLAPGEHPFLACSFWLVEQYAHTGRRDEAVALMDTLVGLANEVGLLSEEYDMDQGRMAGNFPQAFSHLALVRAADALHGTENLCLSSDPNSTVAETEPADILQT; encoded by the coding sequence ATGTGGAACCATAGAACCATGGCATCAAGAATTGAAGACTATGCACTGCTTTCCGACCTGCACACGGGAGCCCTGGTGGGCCGTGACGGAAGCATTGACTGGCTGTGCTTTCCCCGCTTTGATTCGCCTGCGGTGTTCACCGCCCTATTGGGCAACTCCGACAACGGACGGTGGCTCATAGCGCCAACCCATGCGGATGCGAAGGTAGCGCATCGGTCCTATCGTGGCAGAACTTTTGTGCTGGAGAGCGAATGGCAAACACCAGAGGGCACGGCACGCATTACCGACTACATGCCCGTGGGAGACCGCCGAGCTTCCATTGTGCGCCGGATCGAAGGTTTAAGCGGCAACGTTGAGTTTGGTCAGACGATCACCATGCGCCCTGGCTATGGCAAAGTCTTGCCCTGGGTGCGACGCGTTGATGACGGCAATGATACGGAAGCCATCGTTGCAGTTGCCGGACCAGACGCCCTGGTTCTTCGCGGCGATGAGCTGCCTCACGCCGTCGACCGTGAACACGCAGGAAAGTTCACCGTGGCCGCCGGGGCCAGAGTGGAACAGGAATTGATGTGGTACCCCTCCCACCGCCCGGTCCCCACCGCCATTGACACCGATCTGGCGCTGGAACAAACCTGTGCGTACTGGGAGGACTGGGCGGCCCGTTATAACAAGGACGGGAAATATGCCAGCATTGTGGAGCGTTCGCTGTTGGTCCTGCGTGCGCTGACGCATGAAGACACTGGTGGCATCGTGGCAGCGCCAACCACTTCGCTACCGGAGGATTTTGGTGGGGCACGGAACTGGGACTACAGATTCTGCTGGTTGCGGGACGCTGCGCTGACGCTTGAAGCCATGCTCACGCACGGCTACGCGGACGAGGCTCTGAAATGGCGTGACTGGTTGTTGCGGGCTGTTGCAGGAGACCCCGAAGACTTGCAGATCATGTATGGACTGGCAGGGGAACGGGACCTTTCTGAGGGCGAGCTTTCGCATTTGTCCGGCTACGAGGGTGCCCTGCCGGTCCGGATCGGCAATGGGGCAGTGGGACAGTACCAAGCCGATGTGGTTGGCGAAGTCATGGTGGCTCTTGAAAAACTGCGCCTAGCCGGTGGACACGAGGACCATTTCTCGTGGCCGCTGCAACAAGCAATGCTTGGCTTCATTGAAAAGAATTTGCAAGCAAAGGACCACGGCATCTGGGAAATGCGCGGGGACCTGCTGTACTTCACGCACTCGCGGGTCATGATGTGGGCGGCCTTTGACTGTGGAGTCCGAGCTGTTCGCAATCATGGTTTGGAAGGAAGGGTGGAGCTCTGGGAGAGCATTAGGGAACAGCTCCACGCTGAAATCATGGAGCACGGGTTCAATAAGGAACTCAACACGTTCACTCAAACTTATGGCGGAAAAGTTACCGACGCATCGTTGCTTGTTATTCCTCAGGTCGGGTTTGTTCACTACAACTCACCCGAGATGCGCGGTACCGTCACTGCTTTGGAAAACGAGCTTGTGGATAAGCACGGCCTGATTCTGCGCTATGAGACATCTGCGGGTCTGGACGGACTGGCGCCGGGGGAACACCCCTTCCTTGCCTGTTCTTTCTGGCTGGTGGAACAATATGCGCACACGGGACGGCGGGATGAGGCCGTAGCGTTGATGGACACTTTGGTGGGATTGGCCAATGAGGTGGGCCTGCTCAGCGAGGAATATGACATGGACCAGGGCAGAATGGCCGGGAACTTTCCGCAAGCCTTCTCGCACCTGGCCTTGGTCCGGGCAGCAGATGCGCTGCACGGTACCGAGAATCTGTGCTTGTCCAGCGATCCGAACAGCACAGTGGCCGAAACTGAGCCCGCAGACATTCTTCAGACGTGA
- a CDS encoding DUF445 domain-containing protein: MAQTEQLGPVGTSPVPHPDIQKAAALRRMKNIALGLLLFMAVVFCFAFALQHHYPWLVYVRAAAEGGMVGALADWFAVTALFKHPMGIKIPHTAIIPNRKDEIGASLAEFVETNFLSETVVAQKLATIEIAQKVGTWLTKPASAERVATEGAAALRGAIAVLKDEDVQDIIESMVRKHLLEPPWGPPIGKLAERIFAEGHHHSLVDLLIDRSATWIRANHTTISGLVSDRSPGWVPQFVDGLVGDKIYNEIYKFARAVQEDPDHQVRQQLDSYLKELAQELQHDPAMIAKAESIKAQVLGDPEVRELAGRTWETIKSALTEAVEDPNSELRIKFTAAVRDFGTRLVQDIELSAKVNKWISDAAAYLVGTYKHEITSLITDTVERWDAEETSQKIELQVGKDLQFIRINGTVVGSLAGLAIFTVATLVFG; the protein is encoded by the coding sequence ATGGCGCAGACAGAACAACTTGGCCCGGTTGGCACCTCACCGGTACCGCATCCTGACATTCAAAAAGCTGCGGCCTTGCGACGCATGAAGAACATTGCCCTGGGGCTACTGCTGTTCATGGCTGTTGTTTTCTGCTTTGCCTTTGCACTGCAACACCACTACCCGTGGCTTGTATACGTCCGGGCAGCCGCAGAGGGTGGCATGGTGGGCGCGCTTGCCGACTGGTTTGCCGTCACAGCATTGTTTAAGCACCCCATGGGAATCAAAATCCCACACACTGCCATTATTCCCAACCGCAAGGATGAGATTGGCGCATCCTTGGCGGAGTTTGTGGAAACCAACTTCCTCTCGGAAACTGTTGTTGCCCAGAAACTGGCAACGATCGAAATTGCGCAGAAAGTCGGCACCTGGCTGACAAAGCCTGCGAGCGCCGAACGTGTTGCCACGGAGGGCGCGGCTGCGTTGCGCGGTGCTATTGCGGTGCTTAAAGATGAAGACGTCCAGGACATCATTGAGTCCATGGTGCGCAAGCACTTGCTCGAACCGCCGTGGGGACCACCCATCGGGAAACTGGCTGAGCGGATATTTGCCGAAGGCCACCACCATTCACTTGTGGATTTGTTGATTGACCGCTCCGCAACGTGGATCCGGGCAAACCACACAACCATTAGTGGTCTTGTCTCAGACCGCTCCCCCGGTTGGGTCCCACAATTTGTTGACGGACTGGTGGGAGACAAGATTTACAACGAGATCTACAAGTTTGCCCGCGCAGTTCAGGAAGACCCAGACCACCAGGTTCGCCAACAACTGGATAGCTATTTGAAGGAACTGGCTCAAGAGCTGCAGCATGACCCCGCCATGATCGCCAAGGCTGAGTCCATCAAGGCCCAGGTGCTGGGGGATCCGGAAGTTCGCGAACTGGCAGGGCGTACCTGGGAAACAATCAAGTCAGCTCTCACAGAAGCCGTTGAAGACCCCAACTCAGAGCTGCGGATAAAATTCACGGCAGCCGTCCGGGACTTCGGCACCCGGCTTGTCCAGGACATTGAACTGTCGGCCAAGGTCAACAAGTGGATTTCAGATGCTGCGGCCTACCTTGTGGGAACCTACAAGCACGAGATCACCTCACTGATCACAGATACGGTTGAGCGTTGGGATGCTGAGGAGACAAGCCAGAAGATTGAACTGCAAGTGGGCAAGGATCTGCAGTTCATCCGCATTAACGGCACAGTGGTTGGTTCACTGGCTGGGCTGGCCATCTTCACAGTTGCAACGCTGGTGTTCGGTTAA